In Porites lutea chromosome 7, jaPorLute2.1, whole genome shotgun sequence, a single window of DNA contains:
- the LOC140942872 gene encoding coadhesin-like gives MAISRGRLPTLIAVVCAVAIPLYFIVKRTSLDGGYGEWSEWGRCSKECGEGTSERHRNCSNPTPGYFGKTCLELTLGPPIEEKQCKDKECPIDGGFSDWGAFGECSKPCGDDGVRKKTRTCSNPPPQHGGKDCEGPAEETEACNIKPCPVDGGFTDWTPFGECDKTCGPGVKKRTRACTNPAPAHGGKNCEGPIDEVQECNVKRCPVDGGFTEWSEFGPCDKTCGGGMQFRTRNCTNPAPADGGKNCDGLIRETKECNSQTCTK, from the coding sequence ATGGCCATTAGTCGGGGAAGACTTCCTACTCTAATTGCTGTGGTCTGCGCGGTAGCTATTCCACTATATTTTATCGTGAAGAGAACTTCCCTTGATGGAGGATATGGTGAATGGTCTGAATGGGGACGGTGTTCGAAAGAATGCGGAGAAGGAACGAGTGAACGGCATCGCAATTGTTCGAATCCCACACCTGGATATTTTGGGAAAACTTGTTTGGAACTAACACTTGGTCCACCAATTGAAGAAAAACAGTGTAAAGATAAAGAATGCCCTATAGACGGCGGTTTTTCGGACTGGGGTGCATTCGGAGAGTGCAGTAAACCTTGCGGAGACGATGGCGTTAGGAAAAAAACACGTACGTGTTCCAATCCGCCGCCTCAGCATGGCGGCAAAGACTGCGAAGGACCGGCTGAAGAAACAGAAGCTTGCAATATTAAACCGTGCCCTGTAGATGGAGGTTTCACCGATTGGACACCTTTTGGCGAATGCGACAAGACATGTGGCCCAGGAGTGAAAAAGAGAACAAGAGCTTGCACAAATCCTGCCCCTGCCCATGGTGGAAAGAACTGCGAGGGACCGATAGACGAGGTGCAGGAATGCAACGTCAAGCGTTGTCCTGTTGATGGTGGATTCACAGAGTGGAGCGAGTTTGGACCCTGTGATAAAACGTGCGGTGGTGGCATGCAGTTTAGAACGCGAAATTGTACCAACCCAGCACCCGCAGATGGAGGGAAAAATTGTGATGGGCTAATACGAGAGACGAAAGAGTGCAACTCTCAGACCTGCACGAAATAG
- the LOC140943941 gene encoding coadhesin-like, with protein MAVCSKSKLPMLVALVCFVSIPLYFAVLKASVDGGYSKWSEWSSCSSECGDGKKKRTRNCSDPKPGYLGKTCLQQNLGPWREEENCKDKECPIDGGFSEWTPFLACDKTCGDGVKKRTRSCTNPPPLYGGKNCEGVAEETEACNVKPCPVDGGFSPWGKFGECDKTCGSGVRKRSRTCTNPPPANGGKDCEGPLTEEEKCNTQPCPVDGGLTEWSEFGACDKTCGGGVQKRTRTCSNPAPANGGKNCDGLLEETRACNSDPCPNDVSQEKTN; from the coding sequence ATGGCAGTCTGTAGCAAGTCAAAGTTGCCTATGCTTGTAGCTTTGGTTTGTTTCGTTTCAATTCCTCTGTATTTTGCTGTACTCAAGGCCTCTGTTGACGGCGGATATTCTAAATGGTCTGAATGGAGTTCATGCTCAAGTGAATGCGGTGatgggaagaaaaaaagaacaagaaactGCTCGGATCCAAAACCTGGTTATCTGGGTAAAACGTGCTTACAACAAAACCTTGGCCCATGGCGCGAGGAAGAAAATTGTAAAGATAAAGAATGTCCCATCGATGGAGGGTTTTCGGAATGGACTCCGTTCTTAGCTTGTGACAAAACTTGTGGAGATGGTGTTAAGAAGAGAACTCGCTCATGTACGAATCCGCCGCCACTGTATGGTGGAAAGAATTGTGAAGGTGTAGCGGAAGAGACGGAGGCTTGCAATGTTAAGCCGTGTCCAGTTGATGGGGGGTTTTCACCATGGGGAAAATTCGGCGAGTGTGACAAAACGTGTGGTTCAGGTGTTAGAAAACGATCAAGAACGTGCACAAATCCACCGCCAGCTAATGGAGGAAAGGATTGCGAGGGGCCGCTGACGGAGGAAGAAAAATGCAATACCCAGCCTTGCCCTGTTGACGGCGGGCTCACGGAGTGGAGCGAGTTTGGAGCGTGCGACAAAACCTGCGGTGGCGGAGTGCAAAAACGAACGAGAACTTGTTCAAACCCAGCTCCAGCGAATGGAGGAAAGAATTGTGATGGACTTCTGGAGGAGACAAGGGCATGCAATTCAGATCCTTGTCCAAACGACGTAAGCCAGGAAAAAACTAATTAG
- the LOC140943350 gene encoding uncharacterized protein encodes MHLVLVHGYLLGGTGSNVYTANIAKSWKHMGHAVTVICQDPFAGRLDFVDEFIVGTAKIPSEAPKAGTVRVVVPDINGLLLVYWYDLYEGYEVKTMVNCTLEEIEANIEGTVAGLKKVIAQGVDRILANHAILSPVITKRATEGTGVPYDVKIHGSSIIFSVKNRQELRRYAVEGIKNCHKLIVGAKYMAEFVEETFEVEKNEMGLVDKMMVISPGMDPEVFNLSDSLKDGQEAFLASVADFVKRKPDGRRADKISLPCVNGPNSPSDLNKALEEIVQSYDLRAADSDLIERWIPFQEDKPVICFFGKFQDSKGVGEILMAFPSILEKIPKARLLLIGYGGNREHLEGMLAALVEGDFEAFKEYAGAGNFVDFPPDTKKFFRQIPQGRVTMTGLLEHPQLKEILPLCSVTITASKALEAFGMVSVEAMSAGVLPLCHDHTGISDVIQAVKEVDPELGELMRLEVRPGGLHKVADGAFIVEQLPGKVERALRFLFPNGFHDNSRRREVSAKLREIAVTKFSWDVICRKILE; translated from the coding sequence ATGCATTTGGTTTTAGTGCACGGGTATCTTCTCGGCGGAACAGGTTCTAATGTCTACACGGCAAACATTGCTAAATCATGGAAGCATATGGGACATGCTGTAACTGTAATTTGTCAAGATCCCTTTGCGGGTCGCCTTGATTTCGTCGATGAATTTATCGTCGGCACGGCGAAGATTCCTTCTGAGGCCCCCAAAGCTGGCACCGTACGAGTGGTAGTTCCAGACATCAATGGGCTGCTTTTAGTGTACTGGTACGATTTATATGAAGGTTACGAGGTAAAAACTATGGTGAACTGTACTTTGGAGGAGATTGAAGCGAATATAGAAGGCACTGTGGCGGGATTGAAGAAAGTGATTGCTCAAGGAGTCGATCGGATCCTCGCGAATCACGCAATTTTGAGTCCTGTTATAACAAAGCGCGCTACCGAAGGTACGGGGGTCCCGTACGATGTTAAAATCCACGGAAGTTCCATCATTTTCTCCGTCAAAAACCGTCAAGAATTGAGGCGATATGCTGTGGAGGGAATCAAGAATTGCCACAAACTTATCGTAGGGGCGAAGTACATGGCTGAATTCGTGGAAGAGACATTTGAAGTGGAGAAAAATGAGATGGGACTGGTAGATAAGATGATGGTTATTTCCCCCGGAATGGACCCGGAAGTGTTTAATCTCAGCGACTCCCTCAAGGACGGACAAGAAGCGTTCTTGGCAAGCGTGGCCGATTTTGTCAAGAGGAAACCCGATGGCAGACGAGCTGACAAGATTTCGCTTCCCTGTGTTAACGGTCCTAATTCGCCGTCTGACTTGAACAAGGCATTAGAAGAAATTGTTCAGTCGTACGACCTTCGCGCGGCAGACTCGGATCTTATCGAGCGCTGGATTCCTTTCCAAGAAGATAAACCCGTCATTTGCTTTTTCGGTAAGTTCCAAGACTCCAAAGGAGTAGGAGAGATCCTCATGGCTTTTCCAagcattttggaaaaaataccCAAGGCGCGACTCTTGCTGATAGGCTACGGGGGGAACCGCGAACACCTAGAGGGAATGCTGGCTGCGTTGGTTGAGGGAGATTTCGAAGCTTTCAAAGAATACGCAGGGGCAGGAAATTTTGTGGACTTCCCACCGGACACGAAGAAGTTCTTCCGTCAGATTCCTCAAGGAAGAGTCACGATGACAGGATTGTTGGAACATCCCCAGTTGAAGGAAATTCTTCCATTGTGTAGTGTTACAATCACAGCTTCTAAGGCCCTGGAAGCTTTTGGTATGGTATCAGTAGAGGCTATGTCAGCCGGGGTATTGCCGCTTTGTCACGACCACACTGGCATATCCGATGTCATTCAAGCTGTCAAAGAAGTAGACCCGGAATTGGGGGAGTTAATGCGTTTGGAGGTACGTCCAGGTGGCTTACATAAAGTAGCAGATGGTGCCTTCATTGTGGAACAGCTTCCAGGTAAAGTGGAACGCGCGCTTCGCTTCTTGTTCCCGAATGGTTTCCATGACAACAGCAGGAGGCGTGAGGTTTCAGCCAAACTAAGGGAGATTGCTGTGACGAAATTCTCCTGGGATGTTATCTGTAGAAAGATTCTCGAGTAA